A region of Peromyscus maniculatus bairdii isolate BWxNUB_F1_BW_parent chromosome 7, HU_Pman_BW_mat_3.1, whole genome shotgun sequence DNA encodes the following proteins:
- the Shisa5 gene encoding protein shisa-5 isoform X3 — MGFGATVAIGVTIFVVFIATIIICFTCSCCCLYKMCCNRPRPVVTNTTTTTVVHTPYPQPPSVAPSYPGPTYQGYHPMPPQPGMPTAPYPTQYPPPYLAQPVGPPAYHESLAGGSAAPYSASQPPYNPAYMDPPKAVP, encoded by the exons ATGGG GTTCGGAGCGACTGTCGCCATTGGCGTGACCATCTTTGTGGTGTTCATCGCCACCATCATCATATGCTTtacctgctcctgctgctgtctgTATAAGATGTGCTGTAACCGACCACGCC CCGTCGTGACCAACACCACAACCACTACTGTGGTTCATACTCCTTACCCTCAGCCTCCAAGTGTGGCCCCCAGCTACCCTGGACCAACGTACCAGGGCTACCACCCCATGCCCCCTCAGCCAGGAATGCCAACAGCACCCTACCCGACGCAGTATCCACCACCCTACCTGGCCCAGCCTGTGGGGCCCCCCGCCTATCATGAGAGCTTGGCTG GGGGTTCAGCTGCACCCTACTCCGCCAGCCAGCCTCCATACAACCCGGCCTACATGGACCCCCCAAAGGCAGTTCCCTGA
- the Trex1 gene encoding three-prime repair exonuclease 1, with the protein MGSQALPHGPMQTLIFLDLEATGLPYSQPKVTELCLLAVHRYALENTSISKGQPPPVPKPPRVVDKLSLCIAPGKACSPAASEITGLSTADLEVNGRQCFDDNLASLLQAFLQRQPRPCCLVAHNGDRYDFPLLQAELAMLSASSPLDGTFCVDSIAALKALEQPSSPSEHGPRKSYSLGSIYTRLYGQAPTDSHTAEGDVLALLSICQWKPRALLQWVDKHARPLSTVKPMYDTAATARPTSPRPYAATAATSLATTNTSPSHGRSRRPKKLPPAKAAEAPSQELLAPLSLLAFLTLAVAILYGLSLASPGQ; encoded by the coding sequence ATGGGCTCACAGGCCCTGCCCCACGGTCCCATGCAGACCCTCATCTTCTTGGACCTGGAAGCCACTGGCCTGCCTTACTCTcagcccaaggtcacagagctgtgCCTGCTGGCTGTCCACAGATATGCCCTGGAAAACACCTCCATCTCTAAGGGGCAGCCACCTCCGGTGCCCAAACCACCCCGTGTGGTGGACAAGCTCTCTCTATGCATTGCGCCAGGGAAAGCCTGTAGCCCTGCAGCCAGTGAGATCACAGGTCTGAGCACAGCGGACCTGGAAGTAAATGGGCGTCAATGCTTCGACGACAACTTGGCCAGCCTGCTCCAAGCCTTCCTGCAGCGCCAGCCACGGCCCTGCTGCCTCGTGGCACACAATGGTGACCGCTATGACTTTCCCCTGCTCCAGGCGGAGCTTGCTATGCTGAGCGCTAGCAGCCCTCTAGATGGTACCTTCTGTGTGGATAGCATTGCTGCCCTAAAGGCCTTGGAGCAACCCAGCAGCCCCTCAGAGCACGGTCCAAGGAAGAGCTACAGCCTGGGCAGCATCTATACCCGCCTGTATGGGCAAGCACCAACGGACTCGCACACTGCCGAGGGCGACGTTCTAGCCCTGCTCAGCATCTGTCAGTGGAAGCCACGGGCCCTGCTGCAGTGGGTGGACAAACATGCCCGGCCCCTGAGCACCGTCAAGCCCATGTACGATACTGCAGCCACTGCTAGACCGACCAGCCCAAGGCCATATGCCGCCACAGCCGCTACATCCTTGGCCACAACCAACACAAGCCCCAGCCATGGCAGGAGCAGGCGACCCAAgaagcttcctccagcaaagGCCGCAGAGGCCCCATCCCAGGAGTTGCTGGCCCCACTGAGCCTGCTGGCCTTCCTGACCTTGGCAGTAGCCATACTGTATGGACTCTCCTTGGCCTCACCTGGGCAGTAA